ACGAAGGAAGTCTGTCGGGAGACAGAATGATGTCGACAGCTATGCACCAAGGCAGGCCAACATTGGCAAGCCAGGGCAGCAGCTTCGCAGCGCCCAAGGGCCCGGAGCGCAGCAGCATGGTGAGCGATACCGGAAAGGCCGAGCGTCGTGCTTCCCGGCCCATACCGTAGTCCACCGCGTCTGCCGTGTCCCTGAATGGGCTGGTAATACCCGCCGGGAATATACAAGAACCACCTTCGCGAATTCCACACAAGGTAGTATATCTCGATTTCTAAACTTTTATTTGTCTAATATGCGATTATTCAAAGACATGTTTGGGGGCTTACATGACAACGTTTCCACGCCAAACCATCCTCGTTCCAGCAGTAGCATTGGTGATTGCTGTATTGCCGTTGCCATACGGCTACTACACGCTGCTGCGCCTCGGCATCACGACATTTGCGGCGTTCTTCGCTTACATCGAGCACGAGAAGCACGGCGCGTTCACGGGGTGTCAATCGGCGTTGAATATTGGCTCTGACGCAATTTTGGTGGTCAGAGGCCTATCCGGCGCCAACGACGCGGGCCTGAAGGAGGTCGATTTTTCCTCGACCGTACATCTGGCGTTTTACGAGCTTGAGCTTGGTAAGCTGCCCCCCTGTCTGTCCATTTGACCAGGGCGAACTGATCGCGGCACTGACAGCCGCCCGATCTTTGGCGACACCATTGGCGAGGGCTGCTACTATGCTTGATCGAGCGCGTTCCAACCACGGTTCGAGATCAGCAAGAGATTTCTTGCGGATCATAGCTTGGAAGGCGGCGACCACTTCCCGTGCTTCGACGAGTTGTGGCACTCGTCCTTCAATTGCGGCAATCGTTACGGTCTGAGACTTGGAAAGATCGTCGCGCCCGATGGTCATGAGGCGTGCGACAGTCCGTGCCGACGGCGTACGGCTCAAGGCATCACAATCCATCTTGTCGGCCTTTCTCTGACGCGTCGCCCACTCGGTTACAACACGAAGGCAGCCCCGGAATCCCTGGCGCGTTAACTCTCGCTACAACTGGGTGCCATTGCGGTGACCGGCACTCCATTGAGTATCGAGCCAGGGCAGATAAACTTCAAGCGAGTTCTCCCGCACGCGGAACACGTCGGATCTTTGCCCACGCAGCACCCGCCTGACGAGGCCGCGACTGTGCCCGGTGCGACGAACGATTTCTTTGATTGCAACTCCGGACTTGGCCAAGTGCATAATAGCTGCGTTCGTGTCTTCTCGATGAAGATATCCCTGATACTGGATCCGCTCAGCGGCCGTCAGCAGGTCCGGATTGATCGTCGTGGACCCGATCGCTGTTCTGATCTGTCCCATGGATTTGCGGACGGCGTCGAGGAATGCCCGACTGGCGTTCTCCATCAAGTGCCATCGATCGGCCACTTGTGTTGCCTCAGGCAGCGCTTTGGCTGCCGCAAGGGAGTAGGCGCCGCCGCGGTCGCGGGCGACAATACTGATTTGTTGCTGACCCGAAAGCCAGGCCTGAGCGGTTGCCGGCTCTCGGTCGGGCAAAAGTGCAATGGTTTTACGTCGTTCAAGATCGCAGATGATTGTCCCGTAGCGCTGGTTGCGCCGCCATGCCCAGTCGTCGATGCCGATCACCGTCGGCGGACAAAATGCGGCGTGCCGCGCCGTCGGACGACGCGCAACAAGGTGTCGTTGCCGACCGGCACCATCAGTCTGCAGGCGAAAGCGGCCGCCGGACGGCCACCCAAAGCAAGCCCAAGATGATGGACGATATGATCAAGCCGCGCAGTACGCCGTGCCCACGGCGCCAGGACATCTGCCTCGAAACGCTCGGTGAATATCCTTCGGCCACACAGCACTCCGTCACAGTAGAATCGGCGCGCGGCAATAACCAATCGCATAGACTTTTCCGCGACGGGAAGATCCGTCAGGCGTCGATGAAAACGACTGTGTATCCGCTCTGATCTTGTTCCGCAGCTCGGACAACGGCTAGACATATCCGACGAGCGGACAGTGAGTATTATCGCGTCGCCAGCAGATGCTGTCTCATCGATGACAAAGCCTCGAGGCACGAGTGCGGAGGGGCGAAACGAATGAACCATGGCGCTAATTCCTTCTGGAAAACCAACGCCAGCCGACGCTCAGAATTCATCAAAAGTGAGTCAGAGCCAATATTCCATGCCGATTGACAGGCACATAGTGTTCTGCAAGGACTACCCGTCCCGCAAGGGCCTGTTCGAGGCCCGTTACGAATGCGCCTACGCGCTGGCCAAAGGCCGCCCGCAGTTGCCGAACGCGCCGCTATCCGACCTGTCCGGCTGGGTCTATACTGGCAACATCTTGCACCCGACCCAGAAGCCGGTCGAGGTGCTTGAGCCTTTGATCCGCACGTACTGCCCGGAGGGCGGGCTGGTGCTGGACCCGTTCTGTGGTTCGGGCTTCTTCGCTTGTCGCGGCTGAATCCTGCGGACGGCGCTATGTCGGCATTGAACTCGACTACCGGTACGCCAATAGTGCCCGAAATCGCTTTTTGCGGTAACGATGGCCACCCTCACTTCAACCATAAATCAATATTTGCCGCTTATGGTTGTCATCCATCAAAAAAAAGGTGAGGCATGGATCTGATATCAGCGTCAAAAAACTATGATGGCCTCTTCGGGCTCGTGGGCATTATTCTCGTAGCGCTTACAGCTGTTGGTGCAAGTATCTTTGCTTGGTTCCAACTCCAACGAGCCGGGCGCCAAAAAATTGCCGAAGCCCGCTTGGGATGGGCAGACACTTATCGTGATCTTGCCGTGAGAATGGACAGTATTCTGTTTGAAACGACACGCCTCATGCAACCCGGCAAACTACCACGCTCCATCCGGCGCAGAAGGCTTCAAGCCGAAGCCCGCACGCTTGCCATGCAAATGCTTTTGATGATCAATCCGGATGGCCGAAGCGGGTCATCTCTGGATGAACTGGAGATGGAAGCAGATCTGGGAGCCCGCCTCGCACGTGCGGGAGTAACCGTTGACATGGACTACATCCGCCAGCAACGCAAAGTTCTCAAGCACAACTGGAACACCGTCAAGAAGGAGTTCTGGCGAAAGACCTATCTCTGATGACGTTCCTAAATAACTCGTTTTATCTCGTCAGCAAGCGCACCTAACTCACCGTCAAAACTGACGATCATGGCCTTTAAGAATTCTTCCGGACGCAACTGGTCTTCGTCAAACTTGAAGCCAGCATGACGGGTGAGCAGCGTCAAAAACACCAACTGAATCCGGCCATTCCCTTCGCAGAACGTGTGGATGGCATTTAACTCCGATAGAAACCACGCCGCGTCCTGCGCAAATTCGGCCTCGTCTTTCGCGTCGGCGAAGAAGTTGCGATTGGCCAACTCCGTAAACAACTTGGTCGCTTCCGAGCCGATATATTCCGGGTAACAGAACCAGTTATCACCCTTGCCCGTGCGGACCGTACGAGGCTGTCCCGCCCACTCGTAGACATCTTGGAAAAAATGGTGGTGGAGGGCACAAAAGTGCATAAAATCGAGGTTTCCCCCGGGAAGCTCTTCCTCAGCCCGGGAGTCGAACATAAGTTGCTCGAACTCATCAAGTTCGGCTTGGTCTGCAATATCCGCTTCGTTACGCAAGACGTGGGTGTCGGGATAGCACAGGGGATCATCTACGGCATTATATCGCATCGCCGTCAGGCCTTTTTAAAGGCCTTCACGATTTCCTTGCGGTACGCGTCGCCCTTCAATCCGCTGGAGGCTGCGCGTTGAGATAGTGCGCTCGAAGCAAGGCTCTTTTTCATGCCTTCGACTTCAGCAAATTTCGTCGCTTTTTTGACACCAATAGGTTGGGTCAAAATCTTCCCCGAGGATGCGTTACGGACGATCTTTATATCTTTAGCCATGCGTTACCTAATTTACTGCCAACGGACCTCATCTGCACCCTTATATCACGTCTCCCAAACCCTCGTCACGAGCGCAATCGAAATACGACCAAAGTATAACAAATTACCCGTGTATTTTCGTCAAATCCAATTGAAAGTTGCAATAGCGGTTTCTAAATTGGCGTAACCCAATCATGGGCGAAACGAGGAGGCGCGAATGGCGAGTAAGCATTGGTCGGGGCAAATTTGCCCTGAAACGGGTAACTACGGTCAGTATCGTGATACGGACAATAGCTATGCGGGAACATCTTATGACAAGAGGGTGGACAAGGGGGAGCGTTTTCCGCCTTCGCTAAACAATCATCACTACGAGAAAAAATAAGTCTAGGAAAGGCCGCAGGCTACTGCGGCCTTTCCGACCCAATGGGCGTTTCAACGGGTCATCTCGAAAACACGAGAAATTTATTTTCACTATCTTCGAGATTTGTTGCCCATAAAGTCTATCACATTTATTATACAAATATAAAATTGGAGAATATCTTGGCAGACAGAAAGGTTATTTTCGTAGCGTTCGCCATAGAGGATGAGCGATGCCGTGACTTCTTGAAAGGGCAATCCCTCTCTACAAGATCACCATTTGAATACATAGATATGTCAGTGAAAGAAGCTTACGAGACCGACTGGAAGGAAAAGGTGAGGACACGCATCCGGCGTTCTCACGGTCTGATTGCGCTTGTCAGCAAAAACTCCCTTCAATCGTCCGGACAAAAATGGGAAATACAGTGCGCCAAAGAAGAAGGAAAACCTATTCTGGCGATATGGGCATACAGCGATGACCGAACCGCGCTAACCACGGTCAATACAGTGACATGGACGTGGGACAACATCAAAAATTTCATCGACAGGCTGTGAGGTTTTATGCGCAAGGCACTTGTTGTTGGAATTGATGCTTACGATCACATTTCTGGATTGCACGGATGCGTCAACGATGCCCATGCCATCAAGGCTATGCTTGACCGAAACGCCGATGGGTCGGTTAATTTCGGCGTCAAACTGTTGACCAGCGCCAGCGATCAGGTCAATCGCTCGGCGCTTCGTGACGCCTTCCGAGAGCTTTTTGAGGGGGATGATCAAGTCGCCCTTCTCTATTTCGCTGGCCACGGCTACATCGAGTCAACCGGTGGCTATTTATGCGCTACTGACACGAAGACCGGCGACGACGGTGTCGCACTATCGGACATTATGACGTTCGCCAATAAATCCAAAGTCCGAAACAAGATCATTATCTTGGACAGTTGCCACGGAGGAGGCATCGCTCAGGACCCCGGGCAGACTACTCTCTCAGAACTGTCAGACGGAATGACTATCCTAACGGCGTCAACCGCAGACCAGTATGCGTCGGAAGAGAACGGCTCTGGTGTTTTTACGAGTCTGCTGGTTGACGCCTTGGGAGGTGCAGCGGCGAATCTTGTTGGAGAAGTCACGCCCGGTGGCGTGTATGCCCATGTGGACCAGTCGTTGGGGCCTTGGGCGCAACGACCGGTCTTCAAAACCAATGTGAAAACGTTTGTCTCGCTGCGATCGGTAAAACCTCCGCTGGAGCTAAGCGATTTACGACGAATTAGTGAGTTTTTCCCGTCGGCAGGATACGAATTTCCGCTCAGCCCGGATTACGAACCTGAAAGCGAGACACCTGACACGGACAAGACTGCGGTCTTCTCGATCTTGCAAAAATTCAACCGGGTCAATCTCCTCGTTCCGGTTGGAGCACCACACATGTATCACGCCGCAATGGAGAGTCGTTCCGTACGACTAACCGCGCTTGGTGAGCACTATCGTCAACTCGTACACCGAGGTCTCATTTGATCAAAGTTTTTCTATCCCATCAGTCGGCCGACTCTTCTTTGGCCGTCCAAATCTCCCAGCGCCTGAAAGTTTACCACGGCATCGAGAGCTATCTGGATGTTATTGACCCCAACGTTCGAAAGGGCGAAGATTTAGCAAAGCATATTCAAACCGAGTTAGGGAAATGTACGCAGCTACTTGCGGTCGTTTCGGAACGAACTCAATTGTCTTGGTGGGTACCTTGGGAAATCGGTGTCGCGACTGAGAAAGACTACCCCCTTGCTACGTATTCCGGTGGAAACACTTCACCACCTGAATTTCTCAAAAAATGGCCCTATTTACGCAGCCTCACCGACGTTGATCATTACGCTCATGCGTCAAAGACCGGCGTAAGCTCCTTCGGGCAAAAGCGCGCGACACTCAACGAAAGCACGGCACGGATGGCATCCAACCAAGACTTTTATGCCACCCTTCGCAAGAACCTAGGCCAGTAAATGAAGATCGGGGTCAGCGGTCATCAGAAACGCGACTGCATCGACTGGGATTGGGTACGAATTTCCATTCGACAGATTCTCATTGAGAACAAGGTATCGACAGCGTTCTCATCGTTGGCGGTTGGCTCCGATCAAATTTTCGCGGCAGAGGCAATCGCCTTAGGTATTCCGGTAGAGGCAGTTATTCCTTTCTCCGACTACGATCGATGCTTTTCAGCGTTGAATTTGCAGGACTACAGGGAACTGCTTAAAAAGGCTTCCAATCAGATTTTCATCAACAAACAAGGCGATGATGAAAGGTTATTTTTTGAGGCCGGAAAGAAGGTCTGCGAACTCAGTGAGTTGATGGTGTTTATTTGGGATGGGAAACCTTCGTTTGGAAAAGGTGGAACCGCAGACATCGTCAATGTCGCAGCCGAGTTCGGCAGAAGCTTTGTATGGCTGAATCCAATTCTCCGTGAACGCCGTGACAGCTTTGGTCCTAAGCAATGGTGTCGAAGCGAACCAGTGTCCACTTTTTGAATGAAAACGAAGTGGTCTTGCATCGCTCCATTGACATCTGACAGCATAGTTATAATGTTTTTGCAAATTCATTATAACGGGATCGGGCGATGAAACAGATTGACCTCGTTTACAGAACGGCGTTCGCTGAACTGGCACAGCGGACGTTCGATGCTCAGTTTCAGGCAGACTTTCCCCTCGAAGGCCGGTTTGTTGCCGTTCCGGTCAAGGGCCGCATTTACTGGTATTTTGATCTCCCAACTCCCGAGGGTAAGGACAAGAGACGCTATGTCGGCCCGCAGGATGACGCAGACATCACTGCCCGGGTGAAAGCCCACAGGCAAGTCAAAGACGACATCCGGGAGCGGCGCAAGCTCGTCGGCATGCTGCTGCGAAGCGGTGGCATGTCCGCACCGGATCGCTTCGCGGGTGAAGTGACCAAAGTACTCGCTGACGCAGGCCTATTCCGTCTGAGGGCACTCCTCGTCGGTTCTGTGGCTTTCAGCTGTTACTCAGGCCTCCTTGGCGTTCGTCTGCCTGGTACCGCTATGCAAACAGGCGATGCGGACTTCGCGCAGGACTTCGCGATCTCGGCGGAAGTCGAGGACAGCCTGCCTCCAATCCTCGATCTCCTGAGATCGATAGACAGCACGTTCAGGGCGGTCCCGCACCAGGCCGATAACGCAAAGGTGGTGGCCTTTTCGAATTCGGTAAACTACCGCGTCGAATTCCTGACGACCAACCGTGGATCGGATGACTATACGGGCAAGCCGTCCCCGATGCCTGCCCTTGGAGGCGCGTCTGCTGAAAACCTGCGGTTCCTGGACTTCCTGATCTACGAACCCGTAAGAACGGTACTGCTGCACCGGGAAGGCGTAAGCGTGAATATTCCCGCTCCCGAGCGGTATGCCGTCCACAAGCTGATCGTTGCATCCAGGAGGCGCACGGATGCACTCGGGCGAGCCAAGAGGGATAAGGACCTCGTACAGGCCTCGCTGCTGTCCGAGGCGCTCGTGGAGACGCGACA
This sequence is a window from Agrobacterium tumefaciens. Protein-coding genes within it:
- a CDS encoding DUF6804 family protein, giving the protein MTTFPRQTILVPAVALVIAVLPLPYGYYTLLRLGITTFAAFFAYIEHEKHGAFTGCQSALNIGSDAILVVRGLSGANDAGLKEVDFSSTVHLAFYELELGKLPPCLSI
- a CDS encoding DNA methyltransferase, with translation MALIPSGKPTPADAQNSSKVSQSQYSMPIDRHIVFCKDYPSRKGLFEARYECAYALAKGRPQLPNAPLSDLSGWVYTGNILHPTQKPVEVLEPLIRTYCPEGGLVLDPFCGSGFFACRG
- a CDS encoding Fic/DOC family protein, giving the protein MRYNAVDDPLCYPDTHVLRNEADIADQAELDEFEQLMFDSRAEEELPGGNLDFMHFCALHHHFFQDVYEWAGQPRTVRTGKGDNWFCYPEYIGSEATKLFTELANRNFFADAKDEAEFAQDAAWFLSELNAIHTFCEGNGRIQLVFLTLLTRHAGFKFDEDQLRPEEFLKAMIVSFDGELGALADEIKRVI
- a CDS encoding TIR domain-containing protein, which gives rise to MADRKVIFVAFAIEDERCRDFLKGQSLSTRSPFEYIDMSVKEAYETDWKEKVRTRIRRSHGLIALVSKNSLQSSGQKWEIQCAKEEGKPILAIWAYSDDRTALTTVNTVTWTWDNIKNFIDRL
- a CDS encoding caspase family protein — encoded protein: MRKALVVGIDAYDHISGLHGCVNDAHAIKAMLDRNADGSVNFGVKLLTSASDQVNRSALRDAFRELFEGDDQVALLYFAGHGYIESTGGYLCATDTKTGDDGVALSDIMTFANKSKVRNKIIILDSCHGGGIAQDPGQTTLSELSDGMTILTASTADQYASEENGSGVFTSLLVDALGGAAANLVGEVTPGGVYAHVDQSLGPWAQRPVFKTNVKTFVSLRSVKPPLELSDLRRISEFFPSAGYEFPLSPDYEPESETPDTDKTAVFSILQKFNRVNLLVPVGAPHMYHAAMESRSVRLTALGEHYRQLVHRGLI
- a CDS encoding toll/interleukin-1 receptor domain-containing protein, giving the protein MIKVFLSHQSADSSLAVQISQRLKVYHGIESYLDVIDPNVRKGEDLAKHIQTELGKCTQLLAVVSERTQLSWWVPWEIGVATEKDYPLATYSGGNTSPPEFLKKWPYLRSLTDVDHYAHASKTGVSSFGQKRATLNESTARMASNQDFYATLRKNLGQ
- a CDS encoding nucleotidyltransferase family protein; this translates as MKQIDLVYRTAFAELAQRTFDAQFQADFPLEGRFVAVPVKGRIYWYFDLPTPEGKDKRRYVGPQDDADITARVKAHRQVKDDIRERRKLVGMLLRSGGMSAPDRFAGEVTKVLADAGLFRLRALLVGSVAFSCYSGLLGVRLPGTAMQTGDADFAQDFAISAEVEDSLPPILDLLRSIDSTFRAVPHQADNAKVVAFSNSVNYRVEFLTTNRGSDDYTGKPSPMPALGGASAENLRFLDFLIYEPVRTVLLHREGVSVNIPAPERYAVHKLIVASRRRTDALGRAKRDKDLVQASLLSEALVETRQSYLLADAYREAWARGEAWQEAILSGLVLMPDNGKLALASALGVTVDRLGKA